In Bacteroidales bacterium, the sequence GGTTCTTCTGATCTCTCCGGTATATTTTTCAGGGGCGATACAATATCCGATTTTCCATCCGGGGATGTTAAACAACTTTCCAAAGGAGGAAACTACGATACTTCTTCTGGAGTCTTGAAGTTTATTTCCAAACATTCCCGTGTTGTTTTAATAAAAATGCGCGTAAAGGTACAAATTATTCATTCCTGAAAAATCTCTTTAAACGGATGCCTTCAAATTTTCATCAATAATTTTAAGTGCTTTATCAAAAGGCATTCTGCATTTGGAAAAATGTCTAACGAAAGGTTTCTTTTAATATTTCGAATGATTTGATATGTCCCATGCCCGGATTATGCAGATAGTAAAAGTCCAGT encodes:
- a CDS encoding aminotransferase class I/II-fold pyridoxal phosphate-dependent enzyme, producing the protein MFGNKLQDSRRSIVVSSFGKLFNIPGWKIGYCIAPEKYTGEIRRTHTFQINSVNTPFQYALADYLKEGINVNAIKEKYELKRSLINPLIK